A single genomic interval of Armatimonadota bacterium harbors:
- the smc gene encoding chromosome segregation protein SMC has translation MKLKRVRIQGFKTFADKTEFELGGDIVAVVGPNGCGKSNIVDAMLWGLGETSARALRAQSGKEVIFAGSVHRKAMGYAEVTLTFDNEDGALPMDCAEVSVTRRVDRSGQGEYEINKRACRLKDVADLLADSGLGRAGYAIVGQSDIDQALAASPQQRRAWIDEAAGVQRYRMRRQEAVRRLDAASTHLRRVQDVLQELDAQREPLAEEAEVAVRYKSALKGLRQVECGLLVKELAAAVEETEGLAANVLEAQTTAERETALAASLEARAKETAAQAATLESEAEGVRKLASQIRNLADEAASAISIAETRLQSLTVLEENLEAEAGSSRDRLSHASEDLEAAIVEVRAAEQSLEALSAELSGADTDAKALAADLESAEQALTEARERMAEAHRADLEREHRRQRAREAAKELQGIDGTLPDLQSGIEEAQASLTEAETAARSGREALEAHDKALAALVHDEEDRAAEVRKILAEVAALDGKRRGIEATIAAHEGLSQGARAVLDLVRSGKLEGEFRPVGECVQADPDLAVAMDTALGAAANDLIVPDEGHAKRAIQWLKDEKLGRATFQPVDLVRPQQRNRELERLAAGPGVVGIAADLVECRASHRPVIESLLGRVLVVEDLDVALRLARTSGWSRCVTLDGEVVHASGAVTGGRALRQTSGLVQRTSELAECEKSLKGLQKRLSALEAAGKAFENRRSEAVAERTRLQSGLQPVLLAVEEARSWLKSLESELASTERARARLLAEIEGLEATSGSEPVTVDVTEFERVRDEAWKAYSARLKEAESSGERLREARDRAQTAKRRVEDCERRVKTVEESERHRAKRAGGLGPEREAQFAIIERARSERDTHEAEHARLSAMMHELSERRRGSASSVEHTTEQAQEARKAASQAENAAYQAELRRTRIDAKRATVLERLLEEYGVDQAKALSEAPTTVVPPDAGVLVARLRKELKEMGDVNLGAVEAYERLTERFEELDAQAKDIESGMDEVKSSIRELDRLTRDKFTETFVKIKEAFGETFKTVFGGGEGVLDMIQGGEDLDAGVEISVTVPGKKKQRLELLSGGERALSALAFLFALLKVKPSPLVILDEVDAPLDGRNVERFIGLMRDFSKDIQFVLVTHNTTTIQCADVWFGVTMQEPGVSTLVPFKVAEDVGRSPAPDKALVAPRVPDAYFKG, from the coding sequence ATGAAGCTGAAGCGGGTCCGCATCCAGGGGTTTAAGACCTTCGCCGATAAGACCGAGTTCGAACTCGGCGGCGACATCGTGGCCGTCGTCGGCCCGAACGGTTGCGGAAAGTCGAACATCGTCGACGCGATGCTTTGGGGGCTCGGCGAGACGAGCGCACGGGCCTTACGCGCCCAGTCCGGCAAAGAGGTCATCTTCGCCGGTTCGGTCCACCGTAAAGCGATGGGCTACGCCGAAGTCACCCTGACCTTCGACAACGAGGACGGCGCCCTTCCCATGGATTGTGCCGAGGTCAGCGTCACGCGGCGTGTCGACCGGAGCGGACAGGGCGAGTACGAGATCAACAAGCGGGCTTGCCGGTTGAAGGACGTGGCCGACCTGCTGGCCGACTCGGGGCTTGGCCGCGCCGGGTACGCGATCGTCGGGCAGAGCGACATCGACCAGGCCCTCGCCGCGTCGCCACAACAGCGCCGGGCTTGGATCGACGAGGCGGCGGGCGTCCAGCGGTACCGCATGAGGCGCCAAGAGGCCGTCCGGCGGCTCGACGCCGCGTCGACCCATCTCCGCCGTGTCCAAGACGTCCTGCAAGAGCTCGACGCGCAACGGGAACCCCTTGCCGAAGAAGCGGAAGTCGCAGTCCGTTACAAGAGCGCCCTCAAAGGCCTCCGCCAGGTCGAGTGCGGCCTCCTAGTGAAAGAACTGGCCGCGGCCGTCGAAGAGACGGAAGGGCTTGCCGCAAACGTCCTCGAAGCCCAGACCACAGCCGAAAGAGAGACCGCGTTGGCCGCCTCCTTAGAGGCCCGCGCCAAGGAAACGGCCGCCCAAGCCGCAACGCTCGAATCGGAGGCCGAAGGCGTACGGAAACTCGCAAGTCAGATCCGGAACCTCGCCGACGAGGCAGCTTCGGCGATTTCCATAGCGGAGACACGGCTGCAGAGCCTGACCGTCCTCGAAGAGAACCTGGAAGCGGAAGCCGGATCGTCCCGCGACCGGTTGTCCCACGCTTCTGAAGACCTCGAGGCGGCCATCGTGGAAGTACGAGCCGCCGAACAAAGCCTCGAAGCTTTGTCGGCCGAACTTTCGGGGGCCGATACGGACGCCAAAGCGCTCGCCGCAGACCTGGAGTCAGCGGAGCAAGCCTTGACCGAAGCCCGGGAGAGGATGGCGGAGGCCCACCGTGCGGACCTGGAACGCGAACACCGTAGGCAAAGGGCGCGTGAAGCGGCCAAGGAACTCCAAGGCATAGACGGGACGTTGCCCGACCTTCAGTCCGGCATCGAAGAAGCCCAAGCTTCCTTGACCGAGGCAGAAACCGCCGCCCGGTCCGGTCGTGAGGCCCTCGAGGCCCACGACAAAGCGCTTGCGGCACTCGTTCACGACGAAGAAGACCGGGCGGCCGAAGTCCGGAAGATCTTGGCAGAAGTCGCGGCCCTCGACGGTAAGAGGCGGGGGATCGAAGCCACCATCGCGGCCCACGAGGGACTCTCACAAGGCGCACGGGCCGTCCTCGACCTGGTGCGGTCCGGCAAGCTCGAAGGTGAGTTCCGGCCCGTCGGAGAGTGCGTCCAGGCCGATCCAGACTTGGCCGTCGCAATGGACACGGCCTTGGGGGCGGCCGCCAACGATCTCATCGTTCCGGACGAAGGACACGCCAAGCGGGCGATCCAGTGGCTCAAGGACGAGAAACTGGGCCGTGCCACGTTCCAGCCTGTCGACCTCGTCCGGCCGCAACAACGCAACCGCGAGCTCGAGCGGCTTGCGGCCGGTCCGGGCGTCGTCGGTATCGCCGCCGACCTCGTCGAGTGCCGCGCTTCACACCGGCCCGTCATCGAAAGCCTCCTCGGGCGCGTCCTCGTCGTCGAAGACCTTGACGTCGCCCTCCGGTTGGCCCGGACGTCCGGCTGGTCGCGGTGCGTCACGCTCGACGGGGAAGTCGTCCACGCGAGCGGCGCGGTGACGGGGGGTCGCGCCCTTCGACAGACCTCAGGGCTTGTCCAGCGGACGTCGGAGCTCGCTGAGTGCGAGAAGTCCCTCAAGGGCCTTCAGAAGCGGTTGTCCGCACTCGAAGCGGCCGGGAAAGCGTTCGAGAACCGCCGGTCGGAGGCGGTCGCGGAGCGGACACGGCTCCAGTCCGGACTTCAGCCCGTCCTGCTGGCCGTCGAGGAGGCCCGAAGTTGGCTGAAGAGCCTGGAAAGCGAACTGGCGTCCACCGAACGGGCACGAGCCCGCCTCTTAGCCGAGATCGAAGGCCTTGAGGCGACGTCCGGCTCCGAGCCCGTCACCGTCGACGTCACTGAGTTCGAACGTGTCCGCGACGAAGCTTGGAAAGCTTATTCCGCACGGCTCAAAGAAGCGGAGTCGTCGGGCGAGCGACTGCGCGAAGCTCGGGATCGCGCCCAGACGGCGAAGCGCCGCGTCGAAGACTGCGAACGGCGCGTCAAGACCGTGGAAGAGTCCGAACGCCACCGAGCCAAACGGGCGGGCGGGCTCGGCCCGGAACGAGAAGCCCAGTTCGCCATAATCGAGCGCGCCAGATCCGAACGGGACACCCACGAGGCCGAACACGCTCGGCTTTCCGCCATGATGCACGAGCTGTCGGAGCGAAGGCGCGGTTCCGCTTCGTCGGTCGAACACACGACCGAGCAGGCCCAAGAGGCCCGTAAGGCAGCCTCACAGGCCGAAAACGCCGCGTACCAGGCCGAACTCCGAAGGACGCGGATCGACGCGAAGCGTGCGACTGTCCTCGAACGGCTACTGGAGGAATACGGTGTCGACCAGGCGAAAGCACTGTCCGAGGCTCCGACCACCGTCGTCCCTCCCGATGCGGGCGTCCTCGTCGCTAGGCTCCGCAAGGAGCTCAAGGAAATGGGCGACGTCAACTTGGGCGCGGTCGAAGCCTACGAACGATTGACCGAGAGGTTCGAAGAGCTCGACGCCCAGGCCAAAGACATCGAGTCGGGCATGGACGAAGTCAAATCGAGCATCCGTGAGCTCGACCGCCTGACCCGGGACAAGTTCACCGAGACGTTCGTCAAAATCAAGGAAGCGTTCGGCGAAACGTTCAAGACGGTGTTCGGAGGGGGAGAAGGCGTCTTGGACATGATCCAGGGCGGGGAAGACCTCGACGCGGGAGTCGAGATCTCGGTGACCGTTCCCGGGAAGAAGAAACAACGGCTCGAGCTCTTGAGCGGCGGAGAAAGGGCCCTTAGCGCGCTGGCGTTCCTGTTCGCGTTGTTGAAGGTCAAGCCGAGCCCGCTCGTCATCCTCGACGAAGTCGACGCTCCGCTCGACGGCCGTAACGTGGAGCGGTTCATCGGTCTCATGCGCGACTTCAGCAAAGACATCCAGTTCGTGCTCGTGACCCATAACACGACCACGATCCAATGCGCGGACGTCTGGTTCGGGGTCACGATGCAGGAACCGGGGGTCAGTACGCTCGTGCCGTTCAAGGTCGCCGAAGACGTAGGACGGAGCCCCGCCCCGGATAAGGCGCTCGTCGCCCCGCGCGTTCCCGACGCTTACTTCAAGGGCTAA
- a CDS encoding flavin reductase family protein: MPRLVWRLADESPSFAYDLLSNLVVPRPIAFVSTLSGTGEANLAPFSFFMLGGAKPPSLAFCPVRGKDGRKKATLTNVEETGEFVVNLVDRDMAEGMNQTAVDAAKRGSKWGIGGFTAVESSVVRPGRVAESPAALECRCVHLFEHGDAAFVIGEVLAVDLSSDVWDAETRKPTGFRPIARLGGSGYLDLAGGKLFEMSRPKADASPSVDL; this comes from the coding sequence GTGCCCCGTTTGGTCTGGCGCCTTGCCGACGAGTCCCCCAGCTTTGCCTACGACCTGCTGAGCAACCTCGTCGTACCGCGTCCGATCGCGTTCGTGAGCACCCTTTCCGGCACGGGCGAGGCCAACCTCGCTCCGTTCAGCTTCTTCATGCTCGGAGGGGCGAAACCGCCGAGCCTTGCGTTCTGTCCGGTACGGGGCAAAGACGGGCGGAAGAAAGCGACATTGACCAACGTCGAAGAGACCGGCGAGTTCGTCGTCAACCTCGTCGACCGTGACATGGCCGAGGGCATGAACCAAACGGCCGTCGATGCGGCGAAGCGGGGTTCCAAGTGGGGCATCGGCGGGTTCACAGCGGTCGAAAGCTCCGTCGTCAGACCGGGCCGCGTCGCGGAAAGCCCGGCCGCGCTCGAATGCCGTTGCGTTCACCTGTTCGAGCACGGCGATGCCGCTTTTGTCATCGGAGAGGTCCTCGCGGTCGACCTCAGCTCCGACGTCTGGGACGCGGAAACCCGCAAACCCACCGGCTTCCGACCGATCGCCCGGCTCGGCGGTTCGGGCTATCTTGATCTGGCAGGTGGAAAACTCTTTGAAATGTCCCGTCCAAAAGCGGACGCCTCCCCGTCCGTTGATCTGTAG
- the hrcA gene encoding heat-inducible transcription repressor HrcA: protein MDPISNRQEQILQAVIVEYVTGAEPVPSETIVKKYQLGVRSATVRSELAEITELGLLDQPHTSAGRVPSDRGYRYYVDRLLVEREPEGQEKKSVRAAAEEEDTLRTLLQETTKALSRLTHLLSAAAVLRDAQLRVRSVLLTAVGPGRSLLVIVFQNGHIENRLIDCPPGTTILQLGDVNAALSRSADGQTIGSLAKAKPPSHDDAATNAVLKTAWNALKSTAKEITRGKLITEGEEYVLAQPEFQRSMDEMQSLLASIEDEEALLSAVSGEGVTIGRENKLESMHGLTILRRSFFAGEEEAGTLAIVGPKRMHYDRTLALLDYSAKAVSDALSKLVK from the coding sequence GTGGACCCTATCTCAAACCGTCAAGAGCAGATCCTCCAAGCCGTGATCGTCGAGTACGTTACGGGGGCGGAGCCCGTCCCCAGCGAGACGATCGTCAAGAAGTATCAACTCGGCGTCCGGAGTGCGACCGTCCGGAGCGAACTGGCCGAAATCACCGAGCTCGGACTGCTCGACCAGCCCCACACGAGCGCCGGACGCGTCCCGAGCGACCGGGGCTACCGTTATTACGTCGACAGGCTCCTCGTCGAGCGTGAGCCCGAAGGCCAGGAGAAGAAGTCCGTCCGGGCCGCTGCCGAAGAAGAGGACACGCTTCGGACGCTGCTGCAGGAAACGACGAAAGCCCTCAGCCGACTCACTCATCTGTTGTCGGCGGCCGCGGTCCTTCGGGACGCCCAATTGAGGGTCAGGAGCGTGCTCTTGACGGCTGTCGGCCCTGGACGGAGTCTTCTCGTCATCGTCTTCCAAAACGGTCACATTGAAAACCGGCTGATCGACTGCCCACCGGGTACGACGATCCTTCAGTTGGGCGACGTGAACGCCGCCCTGTCCCGATCAGCGGACGGACAGACGATCGGGAGCCTCGCCAAGGCGAAACCGCCTTCGCACGACGATGCGGCGACGAACGCGGTCCTTAAGACCGCGTGGAACGCCCTAAAGAGCACGGCAAAGGAGATCACTCGAGGGAAACTGATCACGGAAGGGGAGGAGTACGTGCTCGCCCAGCCCGAGTTCCAGAGGAGCATGGACGAGATGCAGTCGCTCCTGGCGAGCATCGAAGACGAGGAAGCCCTCCTTTCGGCCGTGTCGGGAGAAGGGGTCACGATCGGCCGGGAGAACAAGTTGGAGAGCATGCACGGCCTGACGATCCTGAGGCGGTCGTTCTTCGCGGGCGAGGAGGAGGCCGGAACGCTCGCGATCGTCGGCCCCAAACGCATGCACTACGACAGGACGTTGGCCTTGTTGGACTACTCGGCTAAGGCCGTCAGCGACGCCTTGTCTAAGCTGGTCAAGTGA
- the glmU gene encoding bifunctional UDP-N-acetylglucosamine diphosphorylase/glucosamine-1-phosphate N-acetyltransferase GlmU — protein sequence MAPRSPAAGLVLAAGKGTRMKSDLPKALHEVAGVPMVQLVVSAAKSAGVARPIVVVGYQGDLVREALDGQVGFAEQDEQLGTGHAALMAADLLKGHDGPVLVTPGDTPLLSSETLRALLERFEAEDAQAVMATFVTFDPKGYGRIVRDADGLVERIVEEKDATVSERAIQEVNPAVYVFDCRLLMEILPGLGNTNAQGEYYLTDAIAEIRKRGGRVVAEVFDDPDEFMGVNDRWQLAEAARIMRLRILRRHAMNGVTIVDPTSTYIGFDVELEPDVLIQPMTVIEGGTKISAGAEIGPNAWIKDSTIGRGCRVFMSHVDQATMEECSRCGPFSNLRPGTKLGRKVKVGNFVEIKNSDVGELTAVSHLTYIGDSTVGSKANIGAGTITCNYDGYSKNRTEIGDGAFIGSNSTIIAPRTIGAGAFVAAGSVVSQDVPEDAMAIGRARQENKEGWAKSWRDKQSNQKP from the coding sequence ATGGCCCCCCGATCCCCTGCCGCCGGCCTCGTCTTGGCCGCAGGCAAAGGCACCCGAATGAAGAGCGACCTGCCGAAGGCGCTACACGAGGTGGCCGGGGTCCCGATGGTCCAGTTGGTCGTTTCAGCCGCCAAAAGCGCCGGGGTCGCCCGTCCCATCGTGGTGGTGGGCTATCAAGGCGACCTCGTCCGCGAGGCCCTGGACGGCCAAGTGGGTTTTGCCGAGCAAGACGAACAACTCGGCACGGGCCACGCCGCCTTGATGGCAGCGGACCTGCTGAAGGGCCACGACGGTCCCGTGCTGGTCACTCCCGGCGATACGCCCCTCCTGAGCTCGGAAACTTTGCGCGCCCTGCTCGAGCGGTTCGAGGCCGAAGACGCCCAAGCCGTCATGGCGACTTTCGTCACCTTCGATCCTAAGGGCTACGGCCGGATCGTGAGGGACGCCGACGGCCTCGTAGAACGCATCGTCGAAGAGAAGGACGCGACGGTTTCCGAGCGCGCCATCCAGGAGGTCAACCCGGCCGTCTACGTCTTCGACTGCAGGCTCCTCATGGAGATCCTTCCGGGCCTTGGCAACACGAACGCTCAAGGCGAGTACTACCTTACAGACGCCATCGCCGAGATCCGTAAGCGTGGTGGCCGTGTCGTCGCCGAAGTCTTCGACGATCCCGACGAGTTCATGGGCGTCAACGACCGCTGGCAACTCGCCGAAGCCGCCCGCATCATGCGCCTACGGATCTTGCGGCGGCACGCCATGAACGGCGTGACCATCGTCGACCCCACCAGCACGTATATCGGCTTCGACGTCGAGCTCGAACCGGACGTCCTCATCCAACCCATGACCGTCATCGAAGGAGGGACGAAGATCTCGGCGGGTGCCGAGATAGGCCCGAACGCATGGATCAAGGACAGCACGATCGGTCGCGGTTGCCGGGTCTTCATGAGCCACGTCGACCAGGCGACGATGGAAGAGTGCTCGCGTTGCGGTCCGTTCAGTAACCTTCGACCAGGCACCAAGCTCGGCCGCAAAGTCAAGGTCGGCAACTTCGTCGAAATCAAGAACTCCGATGTCGGAGAACTCACGGCCGTGTCGCACCTGACCTACATCGGAGACTCGACCGTCGGGTCCAAAGCGAACATCGGCGCAGGCACGATCACGTGCAACTACGACGGCTACAGCAAGAACCGGACGGAAATCGGTGACGGCGCGTTCATCGGATCGAACAGCACCATCATCGCCCCGCGTACAATAGGTGCAGGCGCCTTCGTGGCGGCGGGCAGCGTCGTCAGTCAGGACGTCCCTGAAGACGCCATGGCGATCGGTCGAGCGAGGCAGGAGAACAAAGAAGGTTGGGCCAAATCCTGGAGGGACAAGCAATCAAACCAGAAGCCGTGA
- the upp gene encoding uracil phosphoribosyltransferase, translating into MPLHVVDHPLAQHLLTGLRDRETGPDRFRQMAWTLSTIVILEATRGLGLKVESVQTPLEPTDGRRLSQGLAVVPVLRAGLSMLEPALQLFPDVAVGYIGLERSHIDATASSYYCKLPNLADRYVLLADPMLATGGSAAQAASVLKSQGAAKTVMACIVAAPEGVEAMAAAHPDVEVFTAGLDRQLNGQKYILPGLGDYGDRLYGTL; encoded by the coding sequence ATGCCTTTGCACGTCGTCGACCACCCCCTCGCCCAGCACCTCTTGACCGGCCTCCGCGACCGCGAGACAGGGCCTGACAGGTTCCGACAGATGGCGTGGACCCTCTCGACGATCGTGATCCTTGAGGCGACGCGAGGGCTCGGATTGAAAGTCGAATCGGTGCAGACGCCACTGGAGCCGACGGACGGTCGAAGGTTGTCCCAAGGTCTGGCCGTCGTCCCTGTGCTCCGGGCCGGACTCTCGATGCTGGAACCGGCACTCCAGTTGTTCCCGGACGTCGCGGTCGGCTACATCGGGCTCGAACGTAGCCACATCGACGCGACCGCGAGTTCCTATTACTGCAAACTTCCGAACTTGGCGGACCGGTACGTGCTGCTCGCCGATCCGATGCTGGCGACCGGGGGCAGCGCCGCCCAGGCTGCGTCGGTCCTGAAGTCGCAAGGAGCGGCGAAGACGGTCATGGCGTGCATCGTCGCCGCACCGGAAGGCGTCGAAGCGATGGCCGCGGCCCATCCGGACGTCGAGGTCTTCACGGCCGGTCTCGACAGGCAGTTGAACGGCCAAAAGTACATCCTTCCCGGCTTGGGGGACTATGGCGACCGTCTGTACGGGACCTTGTAG
- the flhA gene encoding flagellar biosynthesis protein FlhA, whose product MAFLQKALRHNDLLIGGAMLVIVSMLIMPLPHWALDFGLVVAMATAVIILLTSVNVKDPLQFSVFPSLLLITTLFRLALSIAATKLILGSGDAGHVIQTFGQFVLGGDFVVGFVAFVILMIVQFIVITNGATRVSEVVARFTLDAMPGKQMAIDADLAAGLIDEDEARARRKGVKQEADFYGAMDGASKFVKGDAVAAILIILVNIIGGFAVGFMKGGGDVQQILSTYAMLSVGEGLVSQIPALLISTASGLLVTRSGQEAGMGGTLLGQMLAQPKVLASTGVALAVFGFVPGFPTPIFLLLGAALYGVSRFAVKNPNVSKQLSGEPVKKAETAHQAHHQPPAGPEAALALVAVDALEIEVGYSLTRLADARMGGDLPERVTATRRQIAVELGYVMPSVRIRDNAALAPNEYVIKVRGEEVGRATANADELLAISSGDVLAPVVGTPAKEPVFGLEAVWIDPAFRSAAEANGYTVVEPSAMMATHLCETVKTYAAELLSRQEVQALVENAKAHNEAVVSELIPNTVTYGDIQKVLQHLLRERIPVRDMVTILETMADFASRVKDNEQLGELVRAAIARTITRQYVDDANRLSCLTIDPGIERVLMDGVQHTAGGVSLALDPQVQQRVLDELSRGFDDAVRDGRNAVVLCSSALRLPLRKVVERYLPQLPVLAYNEVSAKAEVEFVGQVAFAA is encoded by the coding sequence ATGGCCTTCCTTCAAAAGGCGCTCCGTCACAACGACCTCCTGATCGGCGGCGCGATGCTCGTCATCGTCAGCATGTTGATCATGCCCCTGCCGCATTGGGCCCTGGACTTCGGCCTGGTCGTGGCGATGGCCACGGCCGTCATCATCCTTCTGACGTCGGTCAACGTCAAGGATCCGCTCCAGTTCAGCGTCTTCCCTTCTCTGCTGTTGATCACGACGTTGTTCCGTCTGGCCCTCAGCATCGCTGCAACGAAGCTGATCCTCGGTTCGGGCGACGCGGGGCACGTGATCCAGACCTTCGGCCAGTTCGTCCTGGGCGGGGACTTCGTCGTCGGCTTTGTCGCGTTCGTGATCCTGATGATCGTGCAGTTCATCGTCATCACGAACGGTGCGACGCGCGTGTCCGAGGTCGTGGCGAGGTTCACCTTGGACGCCATGCCGGGCAAACAGATGGCGATCGACGCCGACCTGGCCGCTGGGCTGATCGACGAAGACGAGGCCCGTGCCCGCCGCAAGGGGGTCAAACAGGAAGCCGACTTTTACGGCGCGATGGACGGTGCGAGCAAGTTCGTCAAGGGCGACGCCGTCGCGGCGATCCTGATCATTTTGGTCAACATCATCGGTGGGTTCGCGGTCGGGTTCATGAAGGGCGGCGGCGACGTCCAGCAGATCCTCAGCACCTATGCGATGCTCTCGGTCGGCGAAGGCCTCGTTTCTCAAATCCCCGCCCTCCTGATCTCGACCGCCAGTGGTCTCTTGGTCACTCGGTCCGGCCAGGAAGCGGGCATGGGCGGGACGCTCCTTGGCCAAATGCTCGCCCAACCGAAGGTCCTGGCTTCGACGGGCGTCGCTCTGGCCGTGTTCGGGTTCGTCCCGGGCTTTCCGACCCCCATCTTCCTCCTCCTCGGAGCAGCCCTCTATGGCGTCAGCCGTTTCGCGGTCAAGAACCCGAACGTGTCCAAGCAACTTTCGGGAGAGCCCGTCAAGAAAGCCGAAACTGCGCATCAGGCGCACCATCAGCCGCCTGCCGGCCCGGAAGCCGCTCTCGCTCTCGTGGCCGTCGACGCCTTGGAGATCGAGGTCGGATACAGCTTGACAAGGTTGGCCGACGCCCGGATGGGTGGCGACCTGCCGGAGCGCGTCACGGCGACACGCCGCCAAATCGCGGTGGAACTCGGTTACGTGATGCCGAGCGTCCGCATCCGGGACAATGCGGCATTGGCCCCGAACGAATATGTGATCAAAGTCCGGGGGGAAGAAGTGGGACGCGCGACCGCGAACGCCGACGAACTGCTCGCGATCAGCAGCGGCGATGTGCTCGCGCCTGTCGTCGGGACTCCGGCCAAGGAGCCCGTTTTCGGTCTCGAAGCCGTTTGGATCGACCCCGCATTCCGAAGCGCGGCCGAGGCCAACGGCTACACCGTGGTCGAACCCAGCGCGATGATGGCCACCCACCTCTGTGAGACCGTGAAGACTTACGCGGCCGAACTCCTTTCCCGTCAAGAGGTCCAGGCCCTTGTCGAGAACGCCAAGGCCCACAACGAGGCCGTCGTTTCCGAACTTATCCCGAACACGGTCACTTACGGTGACATCCAGAAAGTCCTACAACACCTGCTCCGGGAACGCATCCCCGTCCGCGACATGGTGACGATCCTGGAGACCATGGCCGACTTCGCGAGCCGGGTCAAGGACAACGAGCAGCTCGGCGAACTCGTCCGTGCGGCCATCGCGCGGACGATCACGCGGCAGTACGTCGACGATGCGAACCGACTGTCGTGCCTGACCATCGATCCCGGTATCGAACGGGTCTTGATGGACGGTGTCCAACACACGGCGGGCGGGGTTTCGCTCGCCCTCGACCCGCAGGTCCAACAGAGGGTGTTGGACGAGCTTTCGAGGGGCTTCGACGACGCTGTCCGCGACGGGCGCAACGCGGTCGTCCTGTGCTCTTCCGCCCTCCGGTTGCCCCTCCGCAAGGTCGTGGAGCGGTATCTGCCGCAATTGCCCGTGCTCGCCTACAACGAGGTTTCGGCCAAAGCGGAGGTCGAGTTCGTCGGCCAAGTCGCCTTCGCAGCGTAA